From Paenarthrobacter sp. A20:
CATCTCCCCACTGGCACCATCACTTCGCGGACAGACCTCGGCTCCGGGTACAGCATCCAGGCCCTGGCTGCAGACTCCACCGGCCGCTACCTGTACGCAGGCGTACTGCGCGACGGAATTGACGGCAAGCCGAACCTCTACCGCTGGGACCTCAGCACACCCAACGTTCCCGCGGTCGGCGTCGGCGAAACCGGCGACCGCGATATCCGGGCCCTGGCCGTGGCCCCCGATGGAAAGGTCTACCTTGCCGGTGGCGGGTTGACCACCAATGCACCTTCCCTGTGGGAATACGATCCCGCCACGAATGCCATGACCAGCTGGGGCATCCCGGACGCCGGAGCCACGATTGCCCAGGCCGTGGCCGCCACCGCCAGCCACGTGTACTTCGGCACGGGCAGCACGCTGGGCGGCGGCAACGGATCAAGTCCCGGCCGCCTGTTCGCTTTCGACCGGACCACCAAAGCCTCCACCAACATCCTCCCGGCAGAAGTAGCCACCGGCGTCTCTGTCACGTCACTCAGCGTGCTGAACGGGCAGTTGGGAGTGGGGGTCAAGGGCCCGGGCAAGTCCGTGCTGATCAACCTTGCCAACCACGCCCAGTACACCATCATTGCCAAGACCGGCGTGATGTTCAGGCAGTTGGGCAACGACGTCTTCTTCGTCAAGGAACCGGGCGTGTGGTCCTACAACATGGTCACCAAGAAGATCACCCAGATCCTCACCGAAGATGTCGGCGCCATGTGGGGCCTGGACGTCTACGGCAACAAGGCACTGACGGTCTCCTCCTACGACGTCATTGAAGTGGACCCGGTAGCGAAGACAGCCGTCAAGCATGACCTGCAACAGGCCGGGGCGCCGGGCGGACCGCAGCTATGCATGGGCCTGGCTGCCGGTGCGGGCGACGTCTACGTGGGTGGCACCGGGACAATCGCCCGCCACCAACTTGCCACGGAACAGGTGTCCTATCTCCGGGCGACGGGTGAAGCCAAGGACGCAGTGATTGTGGGCGGAATTCTCTACACAGGCCAGTACAACTCCAGGGGGATCTACGCCTACGACCCCGCTACCGGTCAACTTCCGTACCAGGTAGCCGCATTGCCCGCAGGGCAGAACCGCCCGTTGGACGTCTGTTGGGATGCAGTCAACGGATTGGTCATTGCCGGCGCCCAGAACGACACCGGCGGTGGCGGCTGTTTCGCTGCCTACAAGCCCTCAACCACCCAGGTAATCGCCCAGGTCAACCCGATCGATGCCCTCCAAATGGTCCGGGCCGTAGCCACCAAGGACGGCGTGGCCTACCTCGGCGGCGACAACATCTACCCCACGGGCCCCCGGAGCACCGTAGTTGCCTGGGACCCGGTAGCTAACCAGGAGCTGTGGCGCCTGGATCCCGGCCAGACCCAAGGCATCGCTGCGATGGCAATCCACGGCAACTACCTTTTTGGCATGTCCCGGAAGGCGGCCGGCCTGTTCGTTGTGGACCTCACCACCCGCCAAGTGGTCCATACCGGAGACCTGAGCGCGGTATGCACTGATTTCGGAGCCCTGGTGGCCACCGAGGAGAAGGTCTACGGCGTCTCTGACACCACGGTCTTCAGCATCGACCCCACCACGTTCGAGGTCACCGTGGTGGCCCCGGCGATCAACGGCGGCTGGTACAGCGGCCCGCACATCACAGCGGACGAAGACGGCCTGCTCTACACGTTGCAGGGCCCCAACCTGGTCCGGATTGATGACCTGTCCCCCGAGGGGAAGCTCAAGAAAGAAAAGAAAGACAAGAAGCCCAAGAAAGAAAAGTAGGCCCTCCAAGCCCATGTAAGTAGCAGCAGATGCCGTTCTGAGCCCTCACAACGGCAGCTGCTGCTACCCAGTTGGGCTGGCCGTAAACAGTCCCGCCAGCACCGAGCATGCAGCACCCCGGGCGAGGGCTACGGGATCTGCAATCGCTGCATCAAATGACGGAGACGGAGTGTTCGCGTGGCGGTACTGATTCAAGAACGCGCGCTTGGTCTGCTCGGCGAAGGACCCCAGATCGGCCTCGGGCGCGAAACCCACCACGACTTGTTCGGGGCCCATGACCTTGGCCGTGTTCGCCATTCCGATACCCAGGTGCAGGGCGGCGTCGGCAATCAGGCCGGAATCGACGTCGGGGTCCATGCCCCGGTCCTGGCCACTTCGCGCCAACTCCTGCTGCATGCCCCACAGGCTGCCGCGGGTTTCGAAGCAGTCTTCCGCGCCGCAGTGACAGGGCCGGGCCGGCCCCGGCCCGGTGATGGCCCGCGAATGGGCGAAGCCCCCAGCTGCACCGTTGAAGCCGCGCTGGATGCGGCCTTCAATCACGACGGCGGCACCCAGGCTGGTTCCGACGCTGAAGATGAGCATCTCCCGGCCTTTGAAAACGTCATCGAACAGCAGCCCGCGAGCATAGGCATTGACGTAACTGTCAACGATGACCGGTTGCCCGGAAATCTCTTCAAGGAGCATTTGGAACTTGATGTCAGCCCAGCCCATCGCCCCGCTGTGCCGCACCAGGCCACTGACTTGGTCAACCACGCCGGAAACGGCAACCCCCACCCCAATAAGCCGGGAGTCCACCGGGCCGGCCGCCGCGCGCACGGCCCGCTCCACGGCCGCTGCTGCTTCGTCAGGCCCGGTGGACGCCAACGGCTCGCTGTGGGTGGCCACCACGTCACCGCGCAAATCGACGACGACGGCGTGGGCTTCCGTAGCGGACAGCCTCACCCCCGCCGCGAAAACACCTTCGCGTCCGAGCTCAAGCAGTCGTGCGGGCCTGCCACCCGTGC
This genomic window contains:
- a CDS encoding ROK family transcriptional regulator, whose product is MKPRAGSKALIREINEALVLDIVRTQAPVSRAKITVQTGLSAASVTGITGKLIQSGLLVETEIAPSTGGRPARLLELGREGVFAAGVRLSATEAHAVVVDLRGDVVATHSEPLASTGPDEAAAAVERAVRAAAGPVDSRLIGVGVAVSGVVDQVSGLVRHSGAMGWADIKFQMLLEEISGQPVIVDSYVNAYARGLLFDDVFKGREMLIFSVGTSLGAAVVIEGRIQRGFNGAAGGFAHSRAITGPGPARPCHCGAEDCFETRGSLWGMQQELARSGQDRGMDPDVDSGLIADAALHLGIGMANTAKVMGPEQVVVGFAPEADLGSFAEQTKRAFLNQYRHANTPSPSFDAAIADPVALARGAACSVLAGLFTASPTG